CGTAACCGTCTGCCAGCCTCGTAGTTACATCCGCTATGAACACCACACACCGCATCATCGGGGCCGTGGCCCTGTCCCTCGGCGCACTGGCCGCCACCGCACCCGCGCACGCTGACGACGGCTCCAACGGCCCTGCCTACCTGCGGATCGACGCGTCCGATGTAGCGGGCTACTGGGACGCCATCGTCGATTCGCCGCCGGAGTAGCAGAAAGGAATCTCCCGCACGATGGTCAACGACAACCCCCGCTGACTATCAACCGGTCAAAACCGTTCAGGCCCCCGCGCGAATCCGCCGGGGCCTGAGCCCTGTGCGCCGGGCGAGTAGCGTGGTTCCCATGCGACTGACGTTGCCCTTGCCGAAAACGTCATCCATTGAGGTCATGCGGCATGTCGGTACTCGTGGAGAATGCCGCCGAGGCGATCGCGGCGGCGTATGTCGAGGCGGGCGATCTCGTCCGGAACAGTGATCGGCGTGGGCAATGGATACAGCGGGCGGGCATTCGCGATGCCCTGATGCGGCCGATGGGAGTTGTAGAACTGTTCGATCGCGCGCAAGGCGTGGAGCGGCACTGTCACGTTGACTGACCGGCCTGGGATGATCTTCTGGTTGGTCGTGCTGGGAGGGGGCGTCCGTGGACAGCGCGCCGCCGTCGTACAGGGGGCACCGGTACCCGGTGGAGATCATTGCGCACTGCGTGTGGCTGTGCTTCCGTTTCCTGCTGTCGTTCCGCGAGGTCGAGGAGCTGATGCTCGAGCGCGGCGTGATCGTCTCCCACGAGACGGTCCGCCGCTGGTGTACGAAGTTCGGGCAGGCCTACGCCAACGGCCTGGGCCGCCGGCGTGTGCAGCCGGGCGACAAGTGGCACCTGGACGAGGTCTTCCTCAGGATCAACGGTGAGCTGAAGTACCTGTGGCGGGCCGTCGACGCCGATGGCAACGTGCTCGACATTTTGGTCCAGAACCGGCGGGACACCGCTGCGGCCAGGCGGTTCTTCCGCAAACTGCTCAAGAAGACCTGCTCGGTGCCGAGGGTGGTTGTCACCGACAAGCTGCGCTCCTACGGCGCGGCCCACCGCGAGGTCATGCCCTCCGTCGAGCATCGCTCCCACAAGGGTCTGAACAACCGGGCCGAGAACAGTCATCAGCCGACGAGGCAGCGCGAACGCGCGATGAAGGGCTTCCGCAGTACCGGCGGGGCCCAGCGGTTCCTGTCCGCGTTCAGCGGCATCTCACCGCACTTCCGACCACGCCGCCACCTGATGACCGCCACCGAATACCACACCGAGACGACCACCCGCTTCGCCATCTGGGACGAGATCACCGGCGCCACCGACCAGCCCATCGCAGCGTAAGCCAAGCCCCCCCACCCGACCCCTACACACCCTGACACGCCCTCAATCGATCAACACCGCACCAACGTGACAACGCCGGCGTCAATACCCGAACCAAGAAGATCATGCGGCAGATGCGCGGCCGAGCAGGATTCGACCTCCTCCGTCACCGCATCCTCCTGCAATAAGGAGAACGCACCGTCACCACCGACGAACAGAGCCGCTCGTTTGACAGACCCCTACCAAGCACGAAACTCGCGCGCCCTCTCACGAGGCCAGGGCAGGCTCGTCACCGCTGGCCGACTATCTGCTCAGCCTCTATCTGCACGACATCGGCGTGGTCCTGGACGAGGCTGTGCGAACACCTCAACTGCTTGCTGTCCGCGGTCGCGGGTACAGCCTGACTGCGTCTGGGGCGAATTTTCCGAGACCGACGACATTGCTTGCGTAGCTGATGGAGATCTGGATTCCCTCGATATGGCTCAGTGGAGTGATGTCAATCATGGAAGTTCGTGCCGAGCGACAGTTAATGAAGAAGCTTTCGAGATTTGGGAAGAGGTCCGGGACTAGATCCAGCTGTATTTCTGAATTTGGGAGAAGGCGGAGATAGGTGATGCTGGGCATTGGGGCGGCGTGGTTGAGGTCGTATTCTGAAATGCACAGCTCAGTCAGGCGGGGGAGCGTGGAAAGTTCTTGCCACTCTCCGCTGCTGGGTGCGGCGTTAATTACTAACTCCTGCAGTTGCTGCCACCTGGAGATGCCGGCCAAGCGTGTGCCGACCCAGCCGCCAAGCTCTAGCCGCGTCAGACCTTTGGGTGCTGGCAGTTCCGCCAGGGTTTCCCAGGGCAGACGCGTGTAGAGGGTAAGATTGGTTATTTTGGGCAGGGAATCCAATGCGTCAAAGGAGAATTCGTCCGGTAAGTGAAGGAGGCTCAAATTGAGCAACGGAAGTCCTGCAAGTTCTTCTATCTCTGTGATTTGGGTGCATTCGGAGATGGTTAGTTCCTTTAGGGCTGGCAATCCGCGAGCGAAATTTAAGTCTTGGAGTAATTGGCCGGAGTAGATCCGCAGAGTTTCGGTGTGTTCAGGTGAGAGGTGTTCGACGATCTCGCCTGCGGTGAACTTCCCTCGGAAGGCGACGTTGGTGATGGGTTTCAGGAGTCGCAGCGCGTTCAGCTGATCAGCGGTGTGTACTTCCAGAAACAGACGTTCCTGATCCGGAAGGGGGAGCAGTAAGTCGCGGGCGTATTGATCAGCCTCGAAGTGCTCCCAGCGCCGGAATAGCGCGGAGGGCGTTGCGTCAGAAGGCATGGACTGTACGAAGCGGTAGAGGAAGGCGTAGGCCTGGTCGCCGCCGATGGCGGCTGCAGTTTCGATGACGGGACCCACTTCATCGTCTTCCAGGCCTTGGGGCCCCGGCAGCAGCTCCAAGACGCCCGGCCCCAGCGCGGCAAGCGCCTCCGCCTCCTCCGCGGAGCGGGGAGGCATCAGGACACGCGCACGCTGTTCGACCAGTCTGCGAGTGTCGGGCTCGATTTCGGTCGCGTAGTACAGGCTGGCTGCCGCCAGGAGGTGGAGCCTGGGACGGTGCTGGTTCTCAGCATCACCGCGTTCGACGAGGCGCCGTAGCAGATCGGCGCTTTCGACTGGCCTGGCGTGGGTGGCAGCCATGCGTACGACGTCCTCCCACTGGTCATCGTGGGCGTTGTTGACCAGGAGTGGGAAGTCGTGGGCTTCGATGGCGGCCTTGGCCCCGAGGTAGTCCTGGAAAGTGCGGTGCACGAAGTCGATGGTGTCCATGGTGGGCTGGCGCAGGAGCCCGCTGCGTCCAACCAGGTGAGTCAGAACCTGGTCGGCAGTGCCTTGCTCGGCCACGGCCTGCATGGCCGGCAGCGCGTCACTGACTAGGGCCAGCGCGGTTGCCCGGCCCATCTCTGTCTGGCGGTTGCGGATGAGCCAGTAGGCCAGACGCTGAAGAAGCTGGACGTTCTGGTGCTCGGTGAGCTGAATGCCCTCTGGGACGTCGATGCTGCGCTCAAGGTCACGGCGCACGAGGAGCATCGACAGTGCTGCCTCGTAGAGCTCCATACGACTATGAGGCAGATGACCGCGGCGGTCCCGGTGCAGCGCACAGATAAGCGCACACATCAGGGGAGTGCTGGACAACTGTGCCAGGTCACGCTGAGCACGTACCGTCACCAGGAGCACTGCTTCGAGATCACGCAGCTGCGAGCGTTCGGTGTCGGTCGCCGCACTGTGCCGGGCAGCGGTATGCCACCGACCGACGAACATGCCCGTGTCAGCGGCACTCATGGGCCGTACGGACAATTCGGTGAAGCGCGACGAAGCCAGCCAACCTTCGGGAACCGCTGACGGCCGGGTGGTGACCACAAAGTATGCGTCCTTGTAGGCCGCCAAGAGCTGTTCAAGCCAGTCCCGTGTGGCAGCCCGATCCTCCTGGGGGACTTCGTCGATGCCGTCGACCAGGACCAGGGCCTCACCTCTGGCGAGCACGCCATCGGCCCATCCCTCAGGCTGGGAGCTGGCCAGAGGTGTTCCGACCGCAGAGAGGAACTCATGTGGCTCCGGAAGGGGCCCACGCCGCACCAGTGTGCGCAGCGGCAGGACGAACGGAATCTTCCCCCGCCAGTCCGCCAGTTCATCCGGCAGCTCATCGCGCGCTGTGGCGACAGCCAACCACTGCAGCAGCGTTGTCTTTCCGCTGCCGGCGAGCCCTCGCAGAAGTACCCGTCGACAGCTGGCCAACGCGTTCTCTGCACGCTTCACCACAACGGATGGCCGGTCCGCCTCCTCGCTACTCGAAGGCCAACTCTCTGGCTGCTCCGCCAGTTCCAAGCTCAAGTACGCCGCGTCCAGCGGCCAGTGTGCACGTTCTGGCCGGCTCAGGTCCAGCCCTACGACAGTCAGCCGGGAATGCCGCTCCGCGACGTAGCTGAGGTACCGCTCCTCGAACGAAGGCTGCACCGTCGGCCGCACCGACCTACGAAGCACTCTTCTCGGAGAGCCCTCCCCCACCTGCGGCATGCACGCGGCGGCGCGGCGTAAGGCCAGCAACGGGACTACCTCCGTACCCAGCGCCTTAGCCAAGATCACCAGCGTGGCCTCGGATGGCACCTTATGACCGCTCAGCGCTTGGCTGACCGTTGTTCGCCCTAGCCCTGTCCGCTGCTGCAGCCCAGCCATCTGCAGGCCTCGCTGTGTCTTAAGGGTGCGCAGCCGCAGCGCGAGCTCCGCCAACGGATCCTCGTGCACCTCCTCCATGTCCTGCTTCTCCTCTCTTGGGCGACCGTCTTCATTCATCTTTGTTCGGCCTGAACCCCTGTGAACACCAAAACCGCGAAGTTCATCGAAGTCGCCGTCGTCAACCACCTCGGGAAGAAGGCATGAACACCTCCACCAACCACCTGATGCTCCTGGTCCTCCTCCTCTCGGTCGTCGCGCTTTTCTGCACGCTCGTCGGAGCCGCAGCCGGCCTGCTCGCTCGCATCGACGGAGCCACCTACGCCACCGCCCTGTTGCGTGGTGCCGTGGCCTTCGCAGGCAGCGCCACCCTGTCCCTGGCGCTGCTGACCTTCGTCCTCACGGCGTTGTGAACCGAGTGCCAGGTTGACCGCCCACTTTGCATCTTGCGTCCGTTTCACAGGCCGCTCGTTCTCCTCGGCTGGTGTGATCTTGATGGTGTTTTCCAGGATCCGGTCCGTAAGGGCCGCCCGTGGTCTCTTCCCCTGGA
The sequence above is drawn from the Streptomyces sp. NBC_01591 genome and encodes:
- a CDS encoding IS6 family transposase, coding for MDSAPPSYRGHRYPVEIIAHCVWLCFRFLLSFREVEELMLERGVIVSHETVRRWCTKFGQAYANGLGRRRVQPGDKWHLDEVFLRINGELKYLWRAVDADGNVLDILVQNRRDTAAARRFFRKLLKKTCSVPRVVVTDKLRSYGAAHREVMPSVEHRSHKGLNNRAENSHQPTRQRERAMKGFRSTGGAQRFLSAFSGISPHFRPRRHLMTATEYHTETTTRFAIWDEITGATDQPIAA
- a CDS encoding NACHT domain-containing protein, producing MVDDGDFDELRGFGVHRGSGRTKMNEDGRPREEKQDMEEVHEDPLAELALRLRTLKTQRGLQMAGLQQRTGLGRTTVSQALSGHKVPSEATLVILAKALGTEVVPLLALRRAAACMPQVGEGSPRRVLRRSVRPTVQPSFEERYLSYVAERHSRLTVVGLDLSRPERAHWPLDAAYLSLELAEQPESWPSSSEEADRPSVVVKRAENALASCRRVLLRGLAGSGKTTLLQWLAVATARDELPDELADWRGKIPFVLPLRTLVRRGPLPEPHEFLSAVGTPLASSQPEGWADGVLARGEALVLVDGIDEVPQEDRAATRDWLEQLLAAYKDAYFVVTTRPSAVPEGWLASSRFTELSVRPMSAADTGMFVGRWHTAARHSAATDTERSQLRDLEAVLLVTVRAQRDLAQLSSTPLMCALICALHRDRRGHLPHSRMELYEAALSMLLVRRDLERSIDVPEGIQLTEHQNVQLLQRLAYWLIRNRQTEMGRATALALVSDALPAMQAVAEQGTADQVLTHLVGRSGLLRQPTMDTIDFVHRTFQDYLGAKAAIEAHDFPLLVNNAHDDQWEDVVRMAATHARPVESADLLRRLVERGDAENQHRPRLHLLAAASLYYATEIEPDTRRLVEQRARVLMPPRSAEEAEALAALGPGVLELLPGPQGLEDDEVGPVIETAAAIGGDQAYAFLYRFVQSMPSDATPSALFRRWEHFEADQYARDLLLPLPDQERLFLEVHTADQLNALRLLKPITNVAFRGKFTAGEIVEHLSPEHTETLRIYSGQLLQDLNFARGLPALKELTISECTQITEIEELAGLPLLNLSLLHLPDEFSFDALDSLPKITNLTLYTRLPWETLAELPAPKGLTRLELGGWVGTRLAGISRWQQLQELVINAAPSSGEWQELSTLPRLTELCISEYDLNHAAPMPSITYLRLLPNSEIQLDLVPDLFPNLESFFINCRSARTSMIDITPLSHIEGIQISISYASNVVGLGKFAPDAVRLYPRPRTASS